One Gloeocapsa sp. PCC 73106 DNA window includes the following coding sequences:
- a CDS encoding lipocalin family protein yields MISNDTMTLPPVETVDFVDLERYDGLWYEVAKTPNSFTLGCVNTTATYEIIDETSISVFNACNKFRPRGRSSIIEGVATVTDPETNAKLEVGFEGIPFPGEYWILDLVEDPDDPTGDYTYAVVGESTRTNLFILSRTPNADPEILEELYAGLEEQFFDTDLLISSPQFRRRCNCEQPDLRLTDSPSINSESKSYFGDAFLEAAAISLFGDVIPVN; encoded by the coding sequence ATGATTAGTAATGACACGATGACTTTACCTCCCGTAGAAACGGTCGACTTTGTAGATTTAGAACGCTATGATGGTCTGTGGTACGAAGTGGCCAAAACCCCTAATTCGTTCACTTTGGGGTGTGTAAATACCACCGCGACCTACGAGATTATTGATGAAACCAGTATTAGTGTCTTTAATGCTTGTAATAAATTTCGTCCTAGGGGTAGATCTTCGATTATTGAGGGAGTAGCTACAGTTACCGATCCCGAAACTAATGCTAAATTAGAAGTAGGCTTTGAGGGAATTCCCTTTCCCGGAGAATATTGGATCCTCGATTTAGTAGAAGATCCCGATGATCCTACAGGAGATTATACCTATGCAGTCGTAGGAGAGTCGACGCGAACTAATCTGTTCATCCTCTCTAGAACACCCAATGCGGACCCAGAGATTTTGGAAGAACTCTACGCGGGATTGGAAGAGCAATTTTTCGATACTGATCTACTAATTTCTAGTCCACAATTTCGCAGAAGATGTAATTGTGAACAACCCGATTTAAGGTTGACTGATTCTCCTTCTATTAATTCCGAGAGTAAATCTTATTTTGGGGATGCATTTTTAGAAGCAGCAGCAATATCTCTATTTGGGGATGTTATTCCCGTTAACTAA
- a CDS encoding ABC transporter ATP-binding protein codes for MLCLKNVTYHPVASPSPILKEVSLQLAPQEMGLIVGASGSGKTTLLEILAGLAEKSKGQIFWRDQELSAQHLQQLGGIVFQFPERHFCGSSISEELCFGHPEIRLEHIQQALAEVSLDNLSLETSPHSLSGGQQRRLALAVQLIRQPNILLLDEPTAGLDWSMRRQLTKLLEKLKQHWTLLVVSHDVEDFLAIADRCWQINQGVLTTVPTLPHG; via the coding sequence ATGCTCTGTTTAAAAAATGTAACCTATCATCCCGTTGCTAGTCCTAGTCCAATTTTGAAGGAGGTGAGTCTACAATTAGCACCCCAAGAGATGGGTTTGATCGTGGGAGCGAGTGGTTCGGGAAAAACGACTCTGTTGGAAATATTAGCGGGTTTAGCCGAAAAAAGTAAAGGACAGATTTTTTGGCGCGATCAAGAGTTAAGTGCTCAACATCTGCAACAACTTGGGGGAATCGTCTTTCAATTTCCCGAGCGGCATTTTTGTGGTAGTAGTATTTCAGAAGAACTATGCTTTGGTCATCCCGAAATACGATTAGAACATATTCAGCAAGCTTTAGCAGAAGTCAGTTTAGATAATCTCTCTCTAGAGACTTCTCCTCACTCCCTCAGTGGGGGACAACAGCGTCGTCTAGCTTTGGCAGTTCAGTTAATTCGTCAACCCAATATTTTGTTACTTGACGAACCAACAGCGGGTTTAGATTGGTCGATGCGTCGACAACTAACTAAGTTATTGGAAAAGTTGAAACAACATTGGACGCTTTTGGTAGTGAGTCATGATGTGGAAGACTTTTTAGCGATCGCAGATCGTTGTTGGCAAATCAACCAAGGCGTTTTGACAACCGTACCAACACTACCCCATGGATAA